The genomic region GGTTCGAGTATTAACAAATTTGTCTGATTTAAATGCCGaggagaaagcaaaagaaaatgatGTCCCGATGCCAGAACTTCAGCATAATGTTGCGTTAATAGTTCGGTTGGCTGAGGCTGACATCCAAGAGATTGATAGAGATTTGAGGAGAGAGAGGGAGACAGCACTTagcttgaaaaatgaaaaagagaagttAGAAACAGAGACAGTGTTTCAAAAGAAGCAGCTGGATAATATGGAGGAAATAATGAGTGTGTTGGACCGTGTTGGAGAAGAAAACACTTTGGGAACATTAACATTGGATTCTCTGGCTCAATACTTTAGGGACTTACTCAAAAGATCTGCTGATAACTACAAGTTGTGTAACTTGTCATGCATTGCTTGCTCATATGCTCTACCTCTATTTATCAGAGTGTTCCAAGGATGGGATCCTCTTCGAAATCCTTCTCATGGGTTGGAGTTGGTGTCACAGTGGAAGGCATTGCTTGAAGGAgaagattattttgatatatggGATGTATCATCACCTTATACTCAATTGGTTTCAGAGGTTGTATTGCCAGCTGTCAGAATATCTGGTATTAATACCTGGCAGGCACGGGATCCTGAGCCAATGTTATGGTTTCTGGAATCGTGGGAAAAGTTACTTCCTTCTTCAGTCCTTGCTACCATATTAGACAATATAGTCATGCCAAAATTATCTAGTGCTGTAGATACTTGGGAACCACACCGTGAGACCATTCCTATTCACACTTGGGTGCATCCATGGCTACCTTTGCTGGGGAACAAGTTGGAGGGTATTTACCAGGTGATTCGTTTTAAATTGAGTACTGTTCTTGGTGCCTGGCACCCAAGTGATGGTTCTGCTTATGCTATATTGTCTCCTTGGAAGACTGTATTTGATTCTGCAAGTTGGGAACAACTTATGCTTCGTTTTATTGTACCGAAGCTGCAGCTTGTCTTGCAAGAGTTCCAGGTGAACCCGGCAAGTCAGAATATTGATCAGTTTTATTGGGTTATGAACTGGGCTTCTGCTATTCCTATTCACCTGATGGTTGATATGATGGATAAATTCTTCTTTGCCAAATGGCTTCAGGTTTTGTATCATTGGTTGTGCTCAAATCCTaatttcgaagaagttacaaaATGGTATTTGGGATGGAAAGAACTCATTCCAAAAGAACTGTTGGCAAATGAAAGTATCAGATACCAGCTTAATCGCGGTCTTGATATGATGAACCAGGCTGTTGAAGGTATGGAGGTGGTCCAACCTGGTTTAAAAGAGAATATAAGCTATCTTAGGGTACTTGAGCAAAGGCAATTTGAGGCTCAACAGAAAGCAGCAGCCTATACTCTACAGCAAGCTGCTGCTAGCTTGGGTGGTGCGGTCAACGCAGATGGTGCTCATGAATTGAGCTTGAAAGAAGTCATTGAGGCTCATGCTCAGCAACATGGTTTGCTATTCAAGATTAAACCTGGTAGAATGCACAATGGTCATCAAATATATGGGTTTGGTAATGTCAGCATAATAATAGATTCCCTAAATCAAAAGGTATATGCCCAAAATGAAGAAATGTGGTCTTTGGAATCTCTTCATGGTTTGCTAGAGTTGCATAATAAATCCCTTAGTAAAAGATGCTGAATTCTGCATTTGCCAAATGTGAAGTATCTCAATTCTCAGGTGCTCTATTTATCTAGTTTCTTGTACGACTTATATTATCTTGATTACTAGTACTATTTTAGGCTTTTGAGAGTTGAGATGTTGTGATTT from Glycine soja cultivar W05 chromosome 16, ASM419377v2, whole genome shotgun sequence harbors:
- the LOC114389660 gene encoding septin and tuftelin-interacting protein 1 homolog 1-like, which translates into the protein MDEDQEMERFGMENDYEGGQWIGGEFYYKNRKEKRTQTKDDVLYGVFADSDDNDDDDYPSRKRRKDFSKKPDLTKPVNFVSTGTFMPNQEIDNKSKEQDEKDGYVSEDRPGLGLGFGMGSGLGFNSGNAANGSNRNDDSDENDDNSFLPTAFGKKIKEGAMRRERERERERLEKKRGKHQSAGQDVSGDVGKFEKHTKGIGLKLLEKMGYKGGGLGKNEQGILAPIEAKLRAKNSGIGFNESKETMPLPVLQQEKKNVPEITQPVVGRMKERLWSKQARSKKKKEEQYITAEELLASKQEQELEVVQKVYDMRGPQVRVLTNLSDLNAEEKAKENDVPMPELQHNVALIVRLAEADIQEIDRDLRRERETALSLKNEKEKLETETVFQKKQLDNMEEIMSVLDRVGEENTLGTLTLDSLAQYFRDLLKRSADNYKLCNLSCIACSYALPLFIRVFQGWDPLRNPSHGLELVSQWKALLEGEDYFDIWDVSSPYTQLVSEVVLPAVRISGINTWQARDPEPMLWFLESWEKLLPSSVLATILDNIVMPKLSSAVDTWEPHRETIPIHTWVHPWLPLLGNKLEGIYQVIRFKLSTVLGAWHPSDGSAYAILSPWKTVFDSASWEQLMLRFIVPKLQLVLQEFQVNPASQNIDQFYWVMNWASAIPIHLMVDMMDKFFFAKWLQVLYHWLCSNPNFEEVTKWYLGWKELIPKELLANESIRYQLNRGLDMMNQAVEGMEVVQPGLKENISYLRVLEQRQFEAQQKAAAYTLQQAAASLGGAVNADGAHELSLKEVIEAHAQQHGLLFKIKPGRMHNGHQIYGFGNVSIIIDSLNQKVYAQNEEMWSLESLHGLLELHNKSLSKRC